CAGTGGCATGGGGCAGTGAATGCACAGTCAGTACAGCGGCTTCCAAGAGGTACAGGGGGCTGGGGAGCCTCAGTGGCATGGGGCAGTGAATGCACAGTCAGTACAACGGCTTCCAGGAGGTacagggggctggcagggcctggggagcCTCAGTGGCATGGGGCAGTGAATGCACAGTCAGTACAACGGCTTCCAAGAGGTacagggggctggcagggcctggggagcCTCAGTGGCATGGGGCAGTGAATGCACAGTGAATGCACAGctggctgcctgtgcccagcacctgTGAGCTCAGCACCTCAGCTTGGAAAGAGAATCTTCTGTGCTGGGGTGTGCTGACTAGAGAGATAGAGACAAGTGTTCCTGTCTTGCTTTAAAGGGCAAAAGTGGCCTTGACATATCTCGTAAGAATACTTATGTTACTGTATGGAACAATTCTTCTCTGGTTTTGTGTTCTGTTAAATAGCAAAGCCTGTCTTGAGCTGAAATCCAGCACCACCAGCTGCCTGAGATATGTGTGCAGGACATTGGAGATGGGGGAAGATTTGAAgcattttgcctctttttttactaatttattttGTTACATAGGTGCATGCTAATGAAATGTAGAGCTGCTGACAGAACTTAGGGAATTTTACGGTCAACCTAGCTGTGATTTTATGATTGGATGTTTGCTTTTCCCCCTGTTGTTTGTCAGAATGGAGACTACAACaagcccatccctgcccagtaCATGGAACACCTTAACCACGTTGTGTCAGGCAGTCCAACTTTCTGTGACCCTACCAAACCACAGCAGTGGGTGAGCAGCCAGATTCTGCTCTGCAAGAAATGCAACAACCATCAAACCATGAAAATCAAACAGCTGGCTTCGTTCTCTCCAAGGGAGGAGGTGAGTGTTCATTAGGGACTGCCATCACTGGAGAATGTTTGTCCAAGGCATTCCCATCCATGCATCTGCTATTCCTGCTCTGTTAATTCCATGTTGCAGCCTAGTGAGCAGGAGAGAGAGCAGTTTTTCAGTAATGATGTTCCAACAGTCTTCAGAAGCACTCTGTGGCACTTCAGTGCAGAGAACTTCAGTGATTAGTGTTGTGAATTTACCTAATTGTACTTCAAAGCTGGAATGTTCCCCTGTTCTAATGAGCACTGGAAACTGAAGCTTGAGCCCAAGACATTTCTGAGATCATCTGACACCTCCAGTACTTCCCATGGCTGAGTTTATGGGACCTGAGAGGCACAACAGCCCAGTAGTTAACATGAAGCCttaataggttttgttttcccgaggccctggctgtgctgctctgtgtttaCAAGTGAACTGGGAGAGGAATCCTGTGCAGCCACAATTTCCCTGGTTAGGCATCTGTGCTTAGGCGGGCAGAGGGATTTtgcagctacagcagcaggatttCCTGCTGAGCAACTTCTTGGCCTTCCCATTACTTAATATGCATGGAGGAGGGATAATGGGGTTTCTCCTTCACGGTTTTATGGCTCCCTAAAGATCTGTGCAGAGAATTTAGTGCTGCATTCCTTGGCATGGTCAAGCCTTGGGGTTAGACTGTGCTGTAGTGTGATGTGTCCTTCTCTGGCTTGCCTAATCCAGTCTGCTTTGTGTAATTATAATGAGTTTAATCAGAGTGATTCCTGGAGAACAGATTGAAATTTGATCGCGCTTAATGAGAATATCTTTGGCTGGTGCCCTTTTCTCAGCTTTATTTCTAGTCCCTGCCTCTTGCCAGAGCTATCCAGTTGCTCAAGTACTGCCAGCCTTTGGCCACTTTTTAAGCATTCAGtgagctgcagtgcctgtgccagctgagAAACCTGGGATTGTTATCCAGTTTGCTTGGAAAGGGGTGTcagtgacagcagggctggctgctccagggagggaTGAGCCTGGATGAAGGAGCCACAGGTATTTTGTGTCCCCTCATTTGAGGAGAGGAAGAGCAATTCTAGTTACTTGTCTCAGCTATGTAGTATTCAAAAGATCTCCACAAAGACAGCAAAATTTGGCACGGAAATTCAACATCCTGATGTTGGGCCACAGCAGCCTTCTCCAGGGCTCTCTTTGCCATCCCTTCTGGGACATGGAGGGGAggctggctcagctctgtgtgAGGCTGGCTGTATGCCTGACCTGCAGCTTGGTTCAGGGAGCTGTTCCTGTGGCACTGGGGTCACGCTTTGCCCTTCTGTCAACAGCAAACATGACAGCTGGTGAGGCACCTGCACTTCTCACCCGTTTTCCCCTGCTGTTCTCTGCCCAGGGCAAGTATGATGAGGAGATTGAGGTGTACAAGCACCACCTGGAGCAGACCTACAAGCTGTGCCGCCCGTGCCAGGCTGCAGTGGAGTATTACATCAAGCACCAGAACCGGCAGCTGCGGGCGCTGCTGCTCAGCCACCACTTCAGGCGCCGGGAGAGCGACAAGAGCTACAGCCAGGtacatggggacagggacaggacagggacagctctgccactgcacctgcagctgggaaagggaggagcagcctggcctctCCAGCCGTGGGTGGGGAGCTTGCTGCGTGCCTGCAGTTTAGGAGAGCACAGGAGAGTTGCCATAGATGCTTCTAATGCTGGTTTGAGGTTTTCCTCTTGCTGGTGTCATTCAGCACAGTTGCCAGAAGGTAAGTCTAATGTAATAAGAGTGGAAGGAAAATAAtgggacaggcagagaaggGGAGGTAGGGAAGCCAATTTGTGAGTGCAGTGCAGGAAATTACAGagtacaaggaaaaaaaaaaaaaagaacaatggGAATTGAATTATGACCTTCTCCTTGTTTCATTGCCCTGCCTGACCTTGGCTTCTGCTCATGTCTCTGCCCTTGCTCCTTGCTAGTCTACAATAATCCCATGTGGTGTCAGCCCAGTGCAGAGACTTAAAAGGACTTGAGCAGAGCAGTCCAGCAAACCATACGGTCTGGAAGTGTTTCATACAGCACCATTTCAAAACATTGCTGCAGTTCATTCAGTCCTGACAAAGCGTTTCTCccttcctctgcagagcctgtgtTCATCCTCATCCACTTCCATCACCACGCCAGCTCAGGTGATCCTCCTGCGGTTCCTGGCCTTCCTCAGCTGTGCGTTCCTGGTTCTGATGGCCTTGTACGGGTCAGGCAACCCCTtctccctcagcacagctgtccctgctcctggccccGCTGGCCCCGTGTGGAACAGGACTGGCGCGAGCCCCCGTGCAGGCGGTGACAGCGGCAGTGACGGTCGCAGTGGCAGTAAAGGTGGCGGCTCGGGGCGCGGCTGGCGGGAGCTGCTCCGCCTGCTCCCGGAGCGCCTGCTGGAGAACCTGAGCGTGGCCTGGGCCTACGGCAAGAATCACCAGATGGCAGTGGCCGTGCTGGGGCTCTTCACCTGCCTGCTGGCCATGTTCCTGGCTGGGCGCATCAGGTGCGTGTGCTGGGCTCCTGTCTCGCTCAGGCTGCTTTGGTGGGAGCtctccagtgctgtgctgcctccGCGATCTGGGGGTAAACACTTCCAGAATGGCACATGAAGTACCGCATGCCTTGATTCGTTCCATTTAAGCTTAATTACTGTGAATGAAAAGCTGGAGCtgatctgctcagcagcaggcagggctgcacaggatGTGCTGTGTCAGAGGCAGTACAGGGTGACCAGGGTGTTCAGCAGTGTTTAAATGCTGTCTGGTTTCTCCTCCCGTGGCAGGCTCCGGCGGATCGACGCCTTTGCCTCGCTGCTGTGGTTCCTGGTGATGAGCCTGCACCTGGCCGAGCGCTACCTGAAGGCAGACACGCCCAGCTGGCTGGACACGGCCAAGTTTGGCACCACgtccctgtgctgcctggtGGGCTTCACCGCAGCCGTGGCCACGCGGAAGGCGACGGGCCAGCGGAGACCCCGGCCCCGAAGGTCAGAGCCAGAGCAGTGACGCTGGGGGAAGCAGGAAAAACCCTTGTGAACTCTTTGCGACTGGTGCTTCTCTCTCCTCTTgttattttcccttcctctgtgtctctttttttaaagttagaTAAGCAGTGAAgatctcttcttcctttttttttaaatatatatatttatatatgcacatatacacatgtgtgtgtatatatatatgtataaaattttttccccatccctgcttACCACTGTGGTAGCATTTCCACTGCTAGCCATGGAAGCTACTCGTGCTGCCTCCATTGTCCCTTCCTCCTGCATCCTACGTCAGCAGTACAAATATCCAGCTTCCCCAAAGTCAGTTcttccagcagctgcctcaCAAACTGCTCCATAAATGCAGCCTCCTTCCctttctgctcctccagccaaagagattcTGGCTTCTCCCGTCCTCCTGGTTCTCCTCACTGCCTCTCCATCCTTAGCCATCACAGAGGAGCCCTGTGCCTTGATCCACCATGGGGCCTGGGCCACCTTCACTTTCCTAATGGTGCTGGTCATTTTAATTTGGAACCGATGGGAACTTGCCTCTGGATTTGGAGTCCTTGTTGACACGTGCTGTGGTGCCCAGGCACACGAGGAGGGACCACACAGAGCCCATACCTGGTTCTTCTTGCCTTCCACTGTGTAGCATCACTTACCTGCACCCTCTCACTCTGCCCTTCTCCTGGCTCCTGTTCCAAATGGAGAAGTGTCCTTAAGTGCTTTTGACTGAAACTTCAGTAATTTATTCAAAAAGGtgctttaaaaaatcatgtAGCTCAGGGTGTCTTAATACCTGAAAGTATACAGCTGAGGTTAAAAAATTTTCAGATCTACCAGTGGTTGTTGCTTTCAATGCCagttttctttgggtttttttacccaCCTGCTCCCCGAGCAACATCTGTGTATAAGCACAACTGGATAAAAATGCCTCTGTTCCTCCACTCCTGTAGCCTTAGAAAGAGAAGTGTGGGACTGACAGGCTCATGCTGTGAGTACCATGTCAGCTTTCATTGTACACCACTGCTCAGTCAGTGTTCATTGCTGAGAACACAGATGGGAagggtgggagctgtgctgtggcactgcaTGGCAGCAGATATGGATTTTTTGGGTTACTTGCAGAGGTTCTTTTTGCAGTCTGGCATTGTGCTAATACCGGAATAAGGATCTGGAAATCGTGACTTGGAGCTGAGTGCCTGGCACTCCTCTGCTGAAAGCTGGGGTGGCTGGGCATTACtgtgtggggaggagggaacttccagctgtttgggttttttaggaTTAACTTGTTGGGACCTCTTAGGATAAGCAGTCTGATTATCCTGCATGATTGTTTGAAAGGCACTCCACTGAGTTTCTCATATGGACTTTGGTTTTTCAAGAGGAAAATAGCACTTTTACAGAACATCTGCTATTTTCTTGTGTTCAGAATAGCACAGCGGAACTCACCACCCTAATAGTCTGATATAAGTTAATTGGTGATCTTCCAGTGTATAAACTATGAAATAATCGGAGTGGAGCTCTCACTGTGAAGTATCTGCAACTCCTGCTGAAAAACTCAGAcactgctgggtgctgcagatGCTGGTGGAATTAGAGGAgcttttttaaaggaaacaaaagctaTTTCCTAGCTGTTCATACTTACTGTTCCTGGAACTGCTGTTCATTGTGAAAGCATAAAGGTAGCACTGCCAAAACTCTGAAATTCGTTAACAATAAGCCAGGCTGAGTCATGGAAGGTGCAGCTCCTGTACCTTAGCAAGGGAGTGGCACACAGGCCTGCTGCCCACCTGGGCTCTCCTTTGGAGTCTTTTTCTGGTGCCTTCAGATAGCTGCAATATCCAAGCtcacagagcctggctccattcTGGTGCTTGTAAATGATGCTGAGGGTTGTTTACTTACTTACTATGCCACAAGAGGAATCCAGCACCTGCAAAGTCTGGTTCCATCTTCCATGTTCCCATCACTATCAATCCTGACCCAAAACATTTGTCTTCCAGCTCACAGGTGTGGGAATCCTTGAGCTATTATGGCCATTAAGTGAAATAAGGCATCTggacttttttttaattcttgccTTCTTCCTGCTTCAGGACTTCCAAATTTTCCTCATAAAGTACATGTAAGGAAAGACTTTTATCTGTGATTGTCATCTGCACTTACCTGTACAATTTGGATTGAAAGTTCCTCTTGGTATTCTCCTGTGAGACGTGTCCAAGGAATGGGAGGAATCTCATATGTGAAGGATTTCCTGAGGAGGCTCAAAGGAGGGGTATGAGAAGCTGACAAACTCAGTGGGAATGCTCATGGTGATGTCATGCCTGATTTCTGTCAGCAATGCCCTTTTATTAATAAGAATGAAATGTATCTGTCCAAATTCTCTTGCCCAGTAGGAAGGAAACTCTCAGTGGCAGCTTCTAAAGATGGCTGGCAGCCTCTCCAGATGTTCTATTCAGGAGCTGAAAGCCAAGGCTGTGTTAAGCTTCACTGTGTCCTGTTTCCCATTGTCTCCTATCTCCTCTAAGtatctcttttcctccctttttaggaacacttgggttttttctttctatttaaaCTTGACTCCTCCTCAAGCTCCCTGGGGTCAGGCACCTTTTGTGATGTTTTGCTGTAAATGTTATGTTGGTTTACCATGCCTGTTCTTTTCTCTGGTTATCTTTttccctgtgcagtgctgggatgggatggggaggatGCACACTAAATGTTGGGAACAGGCAGTTGCTAGAACTGTGGGAAGCAGAGGATTTACACTGTGAAGCCTGAATAATCCTGTTAAGGAATGTTTTAGCTCTGTTTGCACAGCAAGTGCAAATCTATACTGAGTTTAAAGTCGTTTAATGTGGGAGACATGTTAACTGCAAGTGACATCCGTTTGTCCTCACTTTATGCAGATTAATACAAATGAAGTATGTTTACTAGTTGCACTAATTTATATGTCAGAACATCAGAAAGCTACTTTGTTTTATGGCCAATCTGTACAACTGATCTCTGGTGCTTTGTTCACAACTTACGATTTGAGAACTTTTGTGCTTGTAATTGGGAAAATTTCAAAGGtgaaacagaataatttaaGTGGGGTTCATTTAATGCCAAA
This Ammospiza nelsoni isolate bAmmNel1 chromosome 22, bAmmNel1.pri, whole genome shotgun sequence DNA region includes the following protein-coding sequences:
- the TMEM201 gene encoding transmembrane protein 201; this encodes MDGAGLGVTACAAAAGLLLYRIARRKKPTHVTVNCWFCSQDTVVPYGNRNCWDCPNCEQYNGFQENGDYNKPIPAQYMEHLNHVVSGSPTFCDPTKPQQWVSSQILLCKKCNNHQTMKIKQLASFSPREEGKYDEEIEVYKHHLEQTYKLCRPCQAAVEYYIKHQNRQLRALLLSHHFRRRESDKSYSQSLCSSSSTSITTPAQVILLRFLAFLSCAFLVLMALYGSGNPFSLSTAVPAPGPAGPVWNRTGASPRAGGDSGSDGRSGSKGGGSGRGWRELLRLLPERLLENLSVAWAYGKNHQMAVAVLGLFTCLLAMFLAGRIRLRRIDAFASLLWFLVMSLHLAERYLKADTPSWLDTAKFGTTSLCCLVGFTAAVATRKATGQRRPRPRRYLSGDSITVFPSSPGPAFPSPATSLFVPTPPSILHLTNQQLFRSPRRTGSSSLPGRLNRALSLGTIPSLARADSGYLFSGSRPASQSSYSKESPTSDPLSLLGSRAPSRLPSPAPSVAGSVTSSSGSLRLRRPLISPARLNLQGQKLLLFPSGPEEPPQPDSNAFGPELPGCAPRSLAERGVPDMRSAVEGGSICSDNSIKKEDRSSHSSTCVVDTTTKGEDLAGWRGRFGTSALRGLLAVSLTLNAVFTSAYVYRSLR